GCCGACCCGGCCGCCGATCCGCGCACCCGCAAGGCCCGGGTCGCCGCCGCGCTGGACCGGGTGGGCCTGACGGCCGCCGCGGGCAAGAAGGCCAAGGCCTACTCGCTGGGCATGAAACAGCGCCTGGGCCTCGCGGCCGCGCTGCTCCAGCCGCGCCGGCTGCTCGTGCTCGACGAGCCGACCAACGGCCTCGACCCCCAGGGCATGCGCGAGATCCGCACCCTGATACGGGAGCTGGCCTCGGACGGCACGACCGTCTTCCTCTCCTCCCACCTGCTCGACGAGATCGAGCAGGTCTGCACGCACGCGGCCGTGATGACGCAGGGCCGTCTGATCACCCAGGGCGCGGTCGCCGAGCTGTCCGCCGGAGCGCGCGGCCGGCTGGTCGTCACCACGCCGGACCCGGCGGAGGCGGCCCGGGTGCTGAAGGAGCAGGGCGTCGGCGACGTCGTCGTCACGGACGACCGGGTGACCGGCGAACCACCGGAGAGCGACCTCGCCGACGTGAACACCGCGCTGGTGACGGCCGGTGTGCGCGTACGCGGCTTCACGGTCGAACGGACCTCGCTGGAGGACGCGTTCGTCGCGCTGACCGGGGAGGGCTTCGATGTCGCGGGCTGAAGTCGGTCGGACCGTACGGCCGGTGAGCCCGCTGTGGACCTTCGGGCTGCTGCGCAGCGAGCTCACCACCACCTTCCGGCGCTGGCGCACCCTCGCGCTGCTGGCCGTGCTGGCGGGCGTGCCCGTCCTGGTCGGCATCGCCATCAAGATCGAGACGAGCGACGGTTCGCCGCCCGGCGGTGGCGGCGGGGGAGGACCGGCCTTCATCTCGCAGATCACCAACAACGGCCTGTTCCTCGTCTTCACCGCGCTGGCCGCCACCCTCCCGTTCTTCCTGCCGATGGCCATCGGTGTCGTCGCGGGCGACGCGATCGCCGGCGAGGGACACGCCGGCACGCTCCGCTATCTGCTGGTCGCCCCGGCCGGCCGCGGCCGGCTGCTGCTCACCAAGTACGCGACCGTCGTCATCTTCTGCCTGGCCGCCACCCTTGTCGTGGCCGTCTCCGCGCTGACGGTCGGCGCGCTGCTGTTCCCGCTCGGCGATCTGACGACCATCTCCGGCACCCGGATCAGTTTCGCCGAAGGCCTGGGCAGAGCCCTGCTGATCGCCCTGGTCGTCGCCGCGTCACTGATCGGCGTCGCCGCGCTCGGGCTGTTCGTCTCGACGCTCACGGGCAGCGGCATCGCGGCGATGGCGACCACCGTCGGCCTGCTGATCACGGTCCAGATCCTCGACCAGATCCCGCAATTGCACGCCCTCCAGCCGTACTTCTTCTCGCACTACTGGCTGTCCTTCGCCGACCTCATGCGCGAGCCCGTCTACTGGGACGACCTGGCGAAGAACCTGGGCCTCCAGGCCCTGTACGCGGCGGTGTTCGGCTCGGCGGCCTGGGCCCGCTTCACGACGAAGGACATCACCGCCTAGCGCACAGCCCTCGCGCAGGGCCAGCCCTGGCAGCGCTCAGTACTCGTACACGAACCGTGCGCAGCCGGCCCGACCAGTGGTCCAGGTAGCGCTTGGTGTGTGCGGAGACCGAGTACCAGTACAGGGGCGAGGCGATCACGATGTCCGTGGCCGCGAGGGTGGCGTCGAGCAGCAGGGCCAGGTTGCCCTCGGTCGGACGGACGTGGTCGCTGTCGTGCCGCAGGTCCTCGAAGTCGGGCACCGGATGCTCGGTGGGGTCAGGGCCGCCGCCCGTCATCCGCCAGGGCCCGCCTCATCCGTCAGGGCTGCCCGCCAGCTCTCGATGCGCACCTCCGCCTCCCGCGCCACGCCCAGCAGCAGCACCTCCCGGCCGTGCGGCGCCACCAGTTGCAGCCCGGCCGGGCAGCCGTCACCGCCGAAGCCCGCCGGGAGGCTCAGCGCCGGGTGTCCGCTGAGGTTGAACGCCCAGGTGAGGGAGGTGGAGTAGCGGTCGCCCGGGCCGTCGTGCCCGTGCGGTGCGGTGGGCGTGGTCGGCGTCAGCAACAGCTCCGCTTCGGCGAACAGTCCGGCCAGCCGCCGGTCGTTCTCCGCCCGGACGCGGTGGGCCTCGCCCGGATCGGCGCCGGTTGTGCGCAGGGCGAGCCAGGCGGGCCCGGGGTCCGCGAGCCGTAACGGCACCCGCGGCCGTACGAGCCGTACGACACCCGCCGCCACGAGCCGGTCGACCGCCGCCCGCGCGAGCGCGACGGGCTGCGGGTCGGGCTCGGCGAAGCCCAGGTCGGACGACCAGACGGCGGTGACGGGCAGAGGCGTGCCGGCGGGCACCGGTTCCTTCGACACCACCCGCCACCAGCTCGCCGCGTCCGATGCCGAGCGGGCGAGCACGCCGGGGACGGCGAGCCCCGTGCGGTCGGCGGAGGGCAGCCGTCCGGCCGTGGTCTTCAGGCCGGTCACCCCGCACCACGCCGCCGGGATCCGCACCGACCCGGCCCCGTCGCCACCCGTCGCCAGCGGCACCAGCCCGGCCGCCACCGCCACCGCGGCCCCGGCCGACGAACCGCCCGGCGTACGGTCCGCCCGCCACGGGTTGACGGTCCGGCCCCGGGCGCCGAGACCCCAGGTCTGCCAGGGCGTCCCCGGCCCGGGCACGGAGGTCGCACCCACGGCGACACACCCGGCCGCGAGCAGCGGCCCCGCCGCCCGCAGCCCGTGCCGCCCCTTCACGGCGATCGGCACCCCGGCCAGCGGCAGCGCTTCCTCCTTTCGGGGGACATTCCCGGCACGCCGGCCGAGTCGCGCGTCCACCTCGCCCGCCCGCCGCAACGCCTCCTCGCGCCACACCTCGACGAACGCGCACAGCTCCGGATCGGCCCGCTCGATCCGCTCCAGCGCCGCCGCGACCACGTCGACCGCGCGCAGTTCACCGGCCCGTACGCCCGCCGCGATCTCCCCGGCCGACCGGGCCACCGCCGTCAGCGCGCCGCTCCCGTCAGCCGGACCAGGGCCGATGTCTCGCGCGGCGGACGCCCCAGTTCGCCCAGCCGCCAGGCCGGCACCCACGGCACGCGGTACACGTCGATGACCGACTCCAGGGACTTGACCCGCTGGGCGAGCGGACGCGGCAGCCGGCCAGGAGCGTCCGCCACGAGGACGACGGCGTCGAGGTCGAGGCCGGGCGGCGCCTGGCCGCGCCGGAAGATCTCCACGGCCCCGGCGATCGTGTCCAGCCCGGCCGCGTGCGTCCGCGCGACCAGCAGCACGGACGGCGGGTCGTCCGGTCCGGGCCAGGCGCGGCCGCTGTCATGGCCGCCGTAGACCGCGGCGAGGGTG
The genomic region above belongs to Streptomyces coeruleorubidus and contains:
- a CDS encoding ABC transporter ATP-binding protein — translated: MGEPSAAEPEHSDVRAEAGEPVIATRALTKRYRGGQLAVDGLDLTVPAGSVFGFLGPNGSGKTTTIRMLMGLIEPTSGTARVLGQPMPRATRAVLPHVGALIEGPALYGFLSGRDNLIRYDCADPAADPRTRKARVAAALDRVGLTAAAGKKAKAYSLGMKQRLGLAAALLQPRRLLVLDEPTNGLDPQGMREIRTLIRELASDGTTVFLSSHLLDEIEQVCTHAAVMTQGRLITQGAVAELSAGARGRLVVTTPDPAEAARVLKEQGVGDVVVTDDRVTGEPPESDLADVNTALVTAGVRVRGFTVERTSLEDAFVALTGEGFDVAG
- a CDS encoding ABC transporter permease; translated protein: MSRAEVGRTVRPVSPLWTFGLLRSELTTTFRRWRTLALLAVLAGVPVLVGIAIKIETSDGSPPGGGGGGGPAFISQITNNGLFLVFTALAATLPFFLPMAIGVVAGDAIAGEGHAGTLRYLLVAPAGRGRLLLTKYATVVIFCLAATLVVAVSALTVGALLFPLGDLTTISGTRISFAEGLGRALLIALVVAASLIGVAALGLFVSTLTGSGIAAMATTVGLLITVQILDQIPQLHALQPYFFSHYWLSFADLMREPVYWDDLAKNLGLQALYAAVFGSAAWARFTTKDITA
- a CDS encoding amidase, with protein sequence MARSAGEIAAGVRAGELRAVDVVAAALERIERADPELCAFVEVWREEALRRAGEVDARLGRRAGNVPRKEEALPLAGVPIAVKGRHGLRAAGPLLAAGCVAVGATSVPGPGTPWQTWGLGARGRTVNPWRADRTPGGSSAGAAVAVAAGLVPLATGGDGAGSVRIPAAWCGVTGLKTTAGRLPSADRTGLAVPGVLARSASDAASWWRVVSKEPVPAGTPLPVTAVWSSDLGFAEPDPQPVALARAAVDRLVAAGVVRLVRPRVPLRLADPGPAWLALRTTGADPGEAHRVRAENDRRLAGLFAEAELLLTPTTPTAPHGHDGPGDRYSTSLTWAFNLSGHPALSLPAGFGGDGCPAGLQLVAPHGREVLLLGVAREAEVRIESWRAALTDEAGPGG
- a CDS encoding DUF6668 family protein; translated protein: MQTGMRQGPEIWIRGPVTTTREPGPPGPAHTHAATRRFSWVGTHGGAGVSTLAAVYGGHDSGRAWPGPDDPPSVLLVARTHAAGLDTIAGAVEIFRRGQAPPGLDLDAVVLVADAPGRLPRPLAQRVKSLESVIDVYRVPWVPAWRLGELGRPPRETSALVRLTGAAR